TCCATCAGTTCTTTGCCATCTGGGCCAAGCTCGTTTTCAACCTCGGCCATCATGTCGTCCCAGGCCTTACGCACCTTGCGCAGAATGCGGCCCGCTTCGCGCGCCCACTTGGCCGTGTTCTCAGGACCGCCGATCACAAACATGACCAGCGCAATAATAACCATTTCAGGCAACCCAACACCGAAGATACCGTCCATCGTCGCCTCTCACCTTGCAAACTGTATGCGCAGTCTAGCCCTCTGGCCCGTTTTTTTCAAGATCTCGGTCGCGGGTAGCCAGGATGATCCCGCCCAGGATCAGTCCCGACCCGGCAATCTGCAGCGCGGCAGGCACTTCGCCCAATAGGGTGAAGGCCAGAACCCCGCTGCCGATCGGCTCGCCGAGCACGATCAGGCTGACGTAAGCGGCGGGCAGAAAGCCGAGCGCGTAATTGAGCAGCGAATGCCCGATGAGCTGCGGGATCAGGCCCATTAGCAGCATCCACAGGTACGCCTTGCCGGGCAGCCCGCCGACCTGAACGCCGCCAAGCGCGATTACCCCGATCAGGAATCCTGCGCCCGCCGTGTAGACCAGCCAGGTATATACCATCACGTTCAGGCGGGTGCGCACGCGCCGTCCGATGGTGAAGTAGGCCGCGATCATCCACGCGCCGAACAGCGCCAACCCGTTACCCCACATCGCGTGCGGATGTGCCGCCGCGTCGCCGGGATCGCCGGCCAGCCCGACGAGCGTACCGCCGGCCAGTGCCAGCAACAATCCCGCGATGGTCCAGCGGTGCAGCGGCTCCTTGAGGAAGACGGGCGACAGCAGCGCCACCCACAGCGGCGACGTGGTGACCAGCACTACGCTGTTGACCACCGACGTGTACTCGAGCGACTGAATCCACGAGGCGAAGTGCAGCCCCAGCATCAGTCCGGCCAGCGCCGTCCAGAACAGATCACGTCGTGAGACGGCACGCAGGGCGGGGCGGTGGCGGACGAACACGGCGGGGGCCAGCGCCAGCGACGCGATCACCAGCCGGGCGGCGGCCAGCAGCAGCGAGGGCGCGCCTTCGTCCTGACCGAGCCGGACCAACAGCGCCGCCGTCGAGATGGCGGACACGCCCACGATCAGCAGCGCGTACGGCTGCCAGCGGGGCAGGGCAATTGTCCGGGTCGGTTGTGCCTGTT
This window of the Aggregatilinea lenta genome carries:
- a CDS encoding DMT family transporter yields the protein MASSSTPSPHLKRVTPATSARAPATMDAPHVVRPGSVPKAGWLMAEQAQPTRTIALPRWQPYALLIVGVSAISTAALLVRLGQDEGAPSLLLAAARLVIASLALAPAVFVRHRPALRAVSRRDLFWTALAGLMLGLHFASWIQSLEYTSVVNSVVLVTTSPLWVALLSPVFLKEPLHRWTIAGLLLALAGGTLVGLAGDPGDAAAHPHAMWGNGLALFGAWMIAAYFTIGRRVRTRLNVMVYTWLVYTAGAGFLIGVIALGGVQVGGLPGKAYLWMLLMGLIPQLIGHSLLNYALGFLPAAYVSLIVLGEPIGSGVLAFTLLGEVPAALQIAGSGLILGGIILATRDRDLEKNGPEG